One part of the Mesorhizobium sp. M4B.F.Ca.ET.058.02.1.1 genome encodes these proteins:
- a CDS encoding helix-turn-helix transcriptional regulator, with protein sequence MPHGREVFKGDAAELGRLHQSRWQWLEEAVGPAVALPTEYPDGYHVPLHRHSRSQLLHALVGVVLVTTKHGRWMVPPDHAMWIPAGIEHSVEMLGDVSMRSVYVMPNAIAGLPEGLRVVGITELMHSLIVESEKLPQGGELEGRGGLIMGLLLHEIPNLPERPLGLPFPSDPKLAALCRRFVAEPSPHATIDEWANAAGMSRRTFTRAFHRQTGLSLSTWRQQACLFAALPRLADGEPITRVALDLGYDSVPAFITMFKRMLGASPRGYMRGARDAGEGVRRLSGPARPENAMV encoded by the coding sequence ATGCCGCATGGCAGGGAAGTCTTCAAGGGCGATGCCGCCGAACTCGGCCGGCTGCACCAGAGCCGCTGGCAGTGGCTGGAGGAGGCTGTCGGCCCAGCGGTGGCGCTGCCGACCGAATATCCCGACGGCTATCACGTGCCACTGCATCGCCACAGCCGCAGCCAGTTGCTGCATGCGCTGGTCGGCGTCGTGCTGGTGACGACGAAACACGGGCGCTGGATGGTGCCGCCCGACCACGCGATGTGGATCCCCGCCGGGATCGAGCATTCCGTCGAGATGCTGGGCGATGTCTCGATGCGTTCGGTCTATGTGATGCCGAACGCGATTGCCGGCCTGCCGGAGGGACTGCGCGTCGTCGGCATCACCGAGCTGATGCACAGCCTGATCGTGGAATCGGAAAAGCTGCCGCAAGGGGGTGAACTGGAAGGGCGCGGCGGGCTGATCATGGGCCTGTTGCTGCATGAGATCCCGAACCTGCCGGAACGGCCGCTCGGCCTGCCGTTCCCGTCGGATCCGAAACTGGCGGCGCTTTGCCGGCGCTTCGTCGCCGAACCCTCGCCGCATGCGACGATCGACGAATGGGCCAACGCCGCCGGCATGAGCCGCCGTACCTTCACCCGCGCCTTCCATCGCCAGACCGGGCTGTCGCTGTCGACATGGCGCCAGCAGGCGTGCCTGTTCGCGGCGCTGCCCAGGCTTGCCGACGGCGAGCCGATCACCAGGGTAGCGCTCGACCTCGGCTATGACAGCGTGCCGGCCTTCATCACCATGTTCAAGCGCATGCTGGGCGCCTCGCCACGCGGCTATATGCGCGGCGCGCGCGATGCCGGGGAGGGAGTGCGGCGGCTGAGCGGCCCGGCCAGACCGGAAAACGCAATGGTCTAG
- a CDS encoding ribose-phosphate pyrophosphokinase: MKLFAGNSNRVLAEAVARYLNIPLGKASVRRFADQEIFVEIQENVRGEDVFILQSTSFPTNDHLMELLIMIDAFMRSSARRITAVIPYFGYARQDRRASGRTPISAKLVANMITRAGVDRVLTLDLHAGQIQGFFDIPTDNLFSVPVMARDVKAKYKQLANVVVVSPDIGGVVRARALAKRFDAQLAIVDKRRERPGESEVMNIIGAVAGKDCLLIDDIVDSGGTLCNAADALLANGATSVTAYITHGVLSGGAVARISSSKLQELVITDSIQPTQAVLDAPNIRVISIADLMGEAISRTATEESVSSLFD, encoded by the coding sequence ATGAAGCTTTTCGCGGGCAATTCCAACAGGGTGCTGGCCGAAGCGGTCGCTCGCTATCTCAACATCCCGCTGGGGAAGGCCAGCGTCCGGCGCTTCGCCGATCAGGAGATCTTCGTCGAGATCCAGGAGAACGTGCGCGGCGAGGATGTCTTCATCCTGCAGTCCACCTCGTTCCCGACCAACGATCACCTGATGGAACTGCTCATCATGATCGACGCCTTCATGCGTTCCTCGGCCCGGCGCATCACGGCGGTCATCCCTTATTTCGGCTATGCAAGACAGGATCGCCGCGCTTCCGGCCGCACGCCGATCTCGGCCAAGCTTGTCGCCAACATGATCACCCGCGCCGGCGTCGACCGCGTGCTGACGCTGGATCTCCATGCCGGCCAGATCCAGGGCTTTTTCGATATCCCGACCGACAATCTGTTCTCGGTCCCGGTGATGGCCCGCGACGTGAAGGCGAAATACAAGCAGCTCGCCAATGTCGTCGTCGTCTCCCCCGACATTGGCGGCGTGGTGCGGGCGCGTGCGCTCGCCAAGCGCTTCGATGCGCAGCTCGCCATCGTCGACAAGCGCCGTGAACGCCCGGGCGAATCGGAAGTCATGAACATCATCGGTGCGGTCGCCGGCAAGGATTGCCTGTTGATCGACGACATCGTCGATTCCGGCGGCACGTTGTGCAACGCCGCCGATGCACTGCTCGCCAACGGCGCCACCAGCGTCACCGCCTACATCACTCACGGCGTGCTTTCGGGCGGAGCGGTTGCCCGCATCAGCAGCTCGAAGCTGCAGGAACTGGTGATCACCGATTCCATCCAGCCGACGCAAGCCGTGCTCGACGCGCCCAACATCCGCGTCATCTCGATCGCCGACCTGATGGGCGAGGCGATCTCGCGCACCGCGACCGAGGAATCGGTGTCGAGCCTGTTCGACTAG
- a CDS encoding Xaa-Pro peptidase family protein, translating into MALHFERSEFDARRDRLIIEMTEKKLDAVLLFAQESMYWLTGYDTFGFCFFQCLVVKADGSMVLLTRSADLRQARQTSIIDNIVLWTDRDGANPAIDLRNLLNELDLLGARIGVEYDTHGLTAYNGRRLDEQLQTFGQIADASGIVGRLRLFKSPAEIAKVEKAASLSDDALDAALPLIKQGGDEALILAAMQGAVFAGGGDYPANEFIIGSGVDALLCRYKAGRRKLTKNDQLTLEWAGVFHHYHAPMMRTALTGRVSKRHQELFDAARAALLAVEKAMTPGNTFGDVFDTHARTLEAHNLTKHRLNACGYSVGARFTPSWMDMPMFYQGNPEPIAPNMTLFAHMIIMDSETETAMTLGRTYLTTESQPRPLSRHDLDLIVQ; encoded by the coding sequence ATGGCGCTGCACTTCGAACGATCGGAATTCGACGCGCGGCGCGACCGGCTCATCATCGAGATGACGGAGAAGAAGCTCGATGCCGTGCTCCTGTTCGCGCAGGAGAGCATGTATTGGCTGACCGGATACGACACGTTCGGCTTCTGCTTCTTCCAGTGCCTGGTGGTGAAGGCCGACGGGTCGATGGTGCTGCTGACCCGCTCGGCCGATCTCAGGCAGGCGCGCCAAACCTCGATCATCGACAACATCGTCCTGTGGACCGACCGCGACGGCGCCAACCCGGCGATCGACCTGCGCAACCTGCTCAACGAGCTCGACCTGCTCGGCGCCCGCATCGGCGTCGAATACGACACCCATGGCCTGACGGCGTACAACGGCCGCCGCCTCGACGAGCAACTGCAGACCTTCGGCCAGATCGCCGATGCATCGGGCATCGTTGGACGGCTGCGTCTGTTCAAGAGCCCGGCCGAGATCGCCAAGGTCGAAAAGGCCGCCAGCCTGTCCGACGACGCGCTCGATGCTGCCCTGCCGCTGATCAAGCAGGGCGGCGACGAGGCGCTGATCCTTGCCGCCATGCAGGGCGCGGTCTTTGCCGGCGGCGGCGACTACCCGGCCAATGAATTCATTATCGGCTCCGGCGTCGACGCGCTGCTCTGTCGCTACAAGGCCGGGCGCCGCAAGCTGACCAAGAACGACCAGCTGACACTCGAATGGGCCGGCGTCTTCCACCACTATCACGCGCCGATGATGCGCACGGCGCTGACCGGAAGGGTCTCGAAGCGCCATCAGGAGCTGTTCGATGCTGCCCGCGCCGCGCTTCTGGCGGTGGAGAAGGCGATGACGCCCGGCAACACCTTCGGCGACGTCTTCGACACACATGCCCGAACGCTCGAAGCCCACAACCTGACCAAGCACCGGCTGAACGCCTGCGGCTATTCGGTCGGCGCCCGCTTCACACCGTCATGGATGGACATGCCGATGTTCTATCAGGGCAATCCCGAGCCGATCGCGCCCAACATGACGCTGTTCGCCCATATGATCATTATGGACTCCGAAACCGAGACGGCGATGACCCTTGGCCGCACCTACCTCACCACCGAATCGCAGCCGAGGCCGCTGTCCCGCCATGATCTCGACTTGATCGTACAGTGA
- the pgeF gene encoding peptidoglycan editing factor PgeF: MLNQTKPDPVRSPLLEAAKARGIRHGYFTRIGGVSDGIYRGLNIGTGSNDDQERVKENRRRVAEWMGVPASHLLTAHQVHSPDVVIAREPFAGPRPTADAIVTDRPGIAVGASTADCGPVLFADTEARVVGAAHAGWKGAFAGVLENTVAAMEGLGARRERIVAVLGPSIGPENYEVGPEFISRFVDADAGNISYFAPSAKPGHALFDLNLYTVDRLRKTGVTAEGLGRCTYTEEHLFYSYRRTTHRKEADYGRQVSAIVLEKE, from the coding sequence ATGCTCAATCAGACCAAACCGGATCCTGTTCGCTCACCCTTGCTCGAAGCGGCGAAAGCCAGGGGCATCCGCCACGGCTACTTCACCCGTATCGGCGGCGTCTCCGACGGCATCTATCGCGGCCTCAACATCGGCACCGGCTCGAATGACGATCAGGAGCGCGTCAAAGAGAACCGCCGCCGCGTCGCCGAATGGATGGGGGTGCCGGCCAGCCATCTGCTGACCGCGCATCAGGTCCACTCGCCCGATGTCGTCATCGCCAGGGAGCCCTTTGCCGGCCCTCGTCCCACGGCCGACGCCATCGTCACCGACCGGCCGGGCATAGCCGTCGGCGCCTCGACGGCCGATTGCGGGCCGGTGCTGTTCGCCGACACCGAGGCGCGCGTCGTCGGCGCCGCGCATGCCGGCTGGAAAGGCGCCTTCGCCGGCGTGCTCGAAAACACGGTCGCGGCGATGGAAGGCCTCGGCGCCCGCCGCGAGCGTATCGTTGCCGTTCTCGGACCGTCGATCGGGCCGGAGAACTACGAGGTCGGACCCGAATTCATCTCGCGTTTCGTCGACGCCGATGCCGGCAACATCAGCTATTTCGCGCCATCGGCCAAACCCGGCCATGCGCTGTTCGACCTCAACCTCTATACGGTCGACCGGCTGAGAAAGACGGGCGTCACCGCCGAGGGTCTCGGCCGCTGCACTTACACTGAAGAACACCTTTTCTATTCCTACCGGCGCACCACCCATCGCAAGGAAGCGGATTACGGACGCCAGGTTTCGGCAATTGTTTTGGAGAAAGAATAA